From Alteromonas australica, one genomic window encodes:
- a CDS encoding histone deacetylase family protein — translation MTIRIFRGKASIKHDVDRTHPESPDRLFAIDDQLLASGLEMVCEHADATPIAKAYLTLAHSPTYIDEVFTQAAKIDEAAPSNEQDVVWLAEDTGLVKGSLTAALESAGAACLAVDWVMQGHDRQGFCATRPPGHHATYDSAMGFCIFNNIAIAARYALQTYALKRVAIVDFDVHHGNGTEHIVAGDQRIMMCSSFQHPFYPHSGSPVLASNILSVPIDAGATGEVFRNKVAHWFAALTHFKPELILLSAGFDAHAEDPMAHLRLTEDDYYWLSVELKKVADTCCEGRIVSALEGGYDMSALGRSVVAHLKGLAYQVAKPAL, via the coding sequence ATGACCATACGCATCTTTAGAGGAAAAGCCAGTATCAAGCATGATGTCGACAGGACCCATCCGGAGTCGCCGGACCGCTTGTTCGCCATTGACGATCAACTGCTGGCGTCAGGGTTAGAAATGGTATGCGAACACGCTGACGCGACGCCAATTGCTAAAGCTTATTTAACCTTGGCGCATAGCCCGACCTATATTGATGAGGTATTTACACAAGCCGCTAAAATTGACGAGGCAGCCCCCTCAAATGAGCAAGATGTGGTGTGGCTTGCTGAAGATACTGGGCTGGTAAAAGGAAGTTTAACCGCAGCATTAGAATCCGCAGGAGCGGCGTGTCTTGCTGTTGATTGGGTAATGCAAGGACATGACCGACAAGGCTTTTGTGCAACGCGACCTCCGGGGCACCATGCTACCTACGACAGCGCGATGGGGTTTTGTATCTTCAACAATATTGCCATTGCCGCGCGGTACGCCTTACAAACTTACGCATTAAAGCGTGTCGCTATTGTGGACTTCGATGTGCACCACGGCAATGGTACCGAGCATATTGTGGCGGGCGACCAGCGTATCATGATGTGCTCAAGCTTCCAGCATCCCTTTTACCCTCATAGTGGGTCGCCAGTACTGGCCAGCAATATATTGTCAGTACCCATTGATGCGGGTGCTACAGGCGAAGTGTTTCGCAATAAAGTCGCGCATTGGTTTGCTGCACTCACTCACTTTAAGCCCGAGTTAATCTTACTTTCCGCTGGTTTTGATGCCCATGCTGAAGATCCTATGGCTCATTTACGCTTAACCGAAGACGACTATTACTGGTTAAGCGTAGAACTTAAAAAAGTGGCCGACACCTGCTGTGAAGGCCGTATTGTGAGCGCATTAGAAGGTGGCTACGACATGAGTGCATTAGGTCGTAGTGTGGTGGCACATTTAAAAGGGCTAGCGTATCAAGTTGCTAAGCCAGC